In Acinetobacter pittii, one genomic interval encodes:
- the budC gene encoding acetoin reductase encodes MVKGLKNKVALVTGAAQGIGRGIALRLAQEGAHIALVDMKQDRLNDVQQEIQALGVNASTFIADVSDREQVYAAINHAEQALGGFDVMINNAGIAQVQAIADITPDEFQKIVDINIGGVLWGIQAAAAKFKQRLHKGKIINACSIAGHDGFALLGIYSATKFAVRALTQAAAKEYASHGITVNGYCPGIVGTDMWVEIDKRFAEITGAAIGETYKKYVEGIALGRAQTPDDVAALVAFLASEDSDYITGQSILTDGGIVYR; translated from the coding sequence ATGGTTAAGGGATTAAAAAATAAGGTCGCTTTAGTCACAGGGGCAGCTCAAGGCATTGGCCGTGGGATTGCCCTGCGCTTGGCGCAAGAAGGGGCACATATTGCATTAGTCGATATGAAACAAGATCGATTGAATGATGTGCAGCAGGAAATTCAGGCTTTAGGTGTAAATGCGAGCACATTTATTGCTGATGTCAGTGACCGCGAGCAAGTGTATGCTGCTATAAATCATGCTGAGCAGGCCCTTGGTGGATTTGATGTCATGATTAATAATGCTGGAATTGCACAAGTTCAAGCGATTGCAGATATCACACCTGATGAATTTCAAAAAATTGTTGATATCAATATTGGTGGAGTACTGTGGGGCATACAGGCTGCAGCTGCGAAATTTAAGCAACGCCTACATAAAGGTAAAATCATTAATGCTTGTTCAATTGCTGGGCATGATGGGTTTGCTTTACTCGGTATTTACTCGGCAACCAAATTTGCAGTACGAGCACTTACCCAAGCCGCGGCTAAAGAATATGCCAGTCACGGTATTACGGTAAATGGATATTGCCCCGGAATTGTCGGAACTGACATGTGGGTTGAAATCGATAAGCGTTTTGCTGAAATTACCGGTGCCGCTATAGGTGAAACTTATAAAAAATATGTGGAAGGTATTGCCTTAGGTAGAGCCCAAACACCGGATGATGTAGCCGCTTTAGTTGCTTTTCTGGCGAGCGAAGATTCGGACTATATTACCGGTCAATCCATTTTAACGGACGGCGGCATTGTCTATCGCTAA
- the lpdA gene encoding dihydrolipoyl dehydrogenase, with the protein MSEAQFDLIVIGAGPGGYVAAIRAAQLGLKTAIVEEQHLGGICLNWGCIPTKALLAGAELATQFKHAGQFGFQVSQLDFDIQKLVQHSRQVSAQLVQGIDYLLKKNQVTVFNGRAQLTAKEKLEVTDAQGNSQALSAPHIILATGAKARHVPQLPVDGTYVWSYKEALVPEQLPKSLLVVGSGAIGSEFASLYQDLGCQVTLIDLAKQILPTEDAEVAQFVRKQFEQKGMKVLTDAVVQSIQIENEQVHCVVETANDVQTLVFDRVLSAIGVQPNTTGLGLERLGVELNPQGFVAIDDYCKTNVAGLYAIGDVAGAPCLAHKASHEAMICVEKIAGVKNVHSLDRSQIPGCIFTHPQVASIGLTENAAKAKNLPIRIGKFSLTANGKALAIGDASGFVKTVIHAETGELLGAHMVGHEVTEHIQGFAIAKYLEATDESLAQVIFPHPTLSEAMHESILASMQRAIHM; encoded by the coding sequence ATGTCAGAAGCTCAATTTGATTTAATTGTGATTGGCGCGGGACCGGGTGGGTATGTGGCTGCAATTCGTGCAGCCCAGCTCGGGTTAAAAACCGCAATTGTAGAAGAACAACATTTAGGCGGAATTTGCCTAAACTGGGGCTGTATTCCAACTAAAGCTTTGCTTGCAGGGGCAGAGCTTGCAACTCAGTTTAAACATGCCGGACAGTTTGGGTTTCAGGTATCCCAACTCGATTTTGATATTCAAAAGCTTGTGCAACATAGCCGCCAAGTATCAGCTCAGTTAGTACAAGGCATTGATTACTTGCTTAAAAAGAATCAGGTGACTGTGTTTAATGGTCGTGCTCAGCTTACGGCGAAAGAAAAACTTGAAGTGACCGATGCTCAAGGTAACAGTCAGGCTTTGAGTGCGCCACATATTATTTTGGCAACGGGTGCCAAGGCTCGACATGTTCCTCAGCTTCCCGTAGATGGAACATATGTCTGGAGCTATAAAGAAGCGCTTGTTCCAGAGCAATTACCAAAAAGTTTACTGGTTGTAGGCTCAGGTGCAATTGGTAGTGAGTTTGCTAGTCTTTATCAAGACTTGGGGTGTCAGGTCACACTTATTGATTTAGCCAAGCAGATTTTACCAACCGAAGATGCAGAAGTTGCTCAATTTGTCAGAAAGCAATTTGAACAAAAAGGAATGAAAGTCTTAACCGATGCTGTCGTTCAAAGTATTCAGATTGAAAATGAGCAAGTCCACTGTGTGGTTGAAACGGCAAATGATGTTCAAACTCTTGTTTTTGACCGCGTGCTTTCGGCAATTGGTGTACAGCCGAATACCACGGGGCTAGGACTAGAACGTTTAGGTGTAGAACTCAATCCACAAGGTTTTGTGGCAATTGATGACTATTGTAAAACCAACGTAGCAGGGCTTTATGCCATTGGTGATGTTGCTGGAGCGCCGTGTCTCGCTCATAAAGCAAGCCATGAAGCCATGATATGTGTCGAGAAAATTGCTGGTGTGAAAAACGTACATTCACTCGATCGTAGCCAGATCCCGGGTTGTATTTTTACACATCCACAAGTGGCGAGTATTGGTTTAACAGAAAACGCAGCAAAAGCTAAGAATCTACCTATACGTATTGGTAAGTTTTCTTTAACTGCAAATGGTAAAGCTTTAGCAATTGGAGATGCGTCAGGTTTCGTTAAAACGGTGATACATGCAGAGACGGGCGAACTACTTGGTGCACATATGGTAGGCCATGAAGTGACTGAACACATTCAAGGCTTTGCAATTGCTAAATATCTAGAAGCAACTGATGAAAGCTTAGCTCAAGTGATTTTCCCGCATCCAACCTTATCAGAAGCCATGCATGAGTCCATTCTGGCTTCAATGCAACGAGCGATTCATATGTAG